One genomic window of Kosmotoga olearia TBF 19.5.1 includes the following:
- a CDS encoding DUF370 domain-containing protein — protein MYGLINVGFGNVIIGDRVIAIVNPESAPLKRLKEVAKEEGKLIDATYGRKTRAIVITDSNHVILSAIQPETIASRFMQTFTDIEKLLEEIRQAERRTEE, from the coding sequence GTGTACGGACTTATCAATGTTGGGTTTGGAAACGTAATCATTGGGGATCGTGTTATAGCGATTGTTAACCCTGAATCAGCTCCCTTGAAAAGACTAAAAGAGGTTGCCAAAGAGGAAGGAAAGCTAATAGACGCTACTTACGGTAGAAAAACTCGTGCTATTGTAATCACTGACAGTAACCACGTTATTCTCAGCGCAATTCAACCAGAAACAATCGCTTCTCGTTTCATGCAAACCTTCACGGACATCGAGAAACTTCTCGAAGAAATCAGACAGGCGGAGAGACGGACGGAAGAATGA
- a CDS encoding cysteine desulfurase family protein, which produces MIYLDNNATTRLAPEVLETMTRYYMQDYANPNSIHSMGLTASMAMEEAREKIANLLGTNPREIFFTSCATESINWALRTATSFRGNRKKVITSSIEHKAVLNTLKDLKNTHNIEIIQVPPERNGIVLAEKILKEIDDNTYLVSLMAVNNVTGAIQPFEELGNLLAKKGIFYHIDAVQTIGKIPFNLKKVTCDFASFSAHKFHGPKGVGILYVRKNTKLRPFITGGGQERGMRSGTQNVPGIVGTALALELAVNSLEETSTRLNQYRKIIIKTVKEIGGVVNTPFEHSIPNTLNISIPGIRGEILVNALSDEGICVGTSSACSSRSDGGQYVLEAMKINPEQTASAIRISMSRENTEKEILTFVNVLKKLAAALKF; this is translated from the coding sequence ATGATATATCTTGATAACAACGCTACAACCAGGCTTGCTCCTGAAGTCCTTGAAACCATGACACGCTATTATATGCAAGATTACGCGAACCCCAATTCTATCCATTCCATGGGACTAACCGCCAGCATGGCTATGGAAGAAGCTAGAGAAAAAATAGCCAATCTTCTCGGTACAAACCCAAGAGAAATATTCTTCACTTCATGTGCAACTGAATCGATCAACTGGGCATTACGAACCGCTACCAGTTTCAGAGGAAATAGAAAAAAAGTTATTACAAGCTCCATAGAACACAAAGCGGTCTTAAACACCTTGAAAGATCTCAAAAATACCCACAATATCGAAATCATTCAGGTACCCCCGGAAAGGAACGGTATCGTCCTTGCTGAAAAAATATTGAAAGAAATCGATGACAATACTTACCTTGTCTCTTTGATGGCGGTTAATAATGTCACCGGAGCGATTCAACCCTTTGAAGAACTAGGAAACCTTCTTGCGAAAAAAGGAATTTTTTATCATATAGACGCGGTACAAACTATAGGAAAAATACCTTTCAACTTAAAAAAAGTGACATGCGATTTTGCAAGTTTCAGCGCTCATAAGTTTCACGGTCCGAAAGGTGTGGGCATCCTCTACGTTCGTAAAAACACGAAGCTGCGTCCTTTCATCACCGGAGGCGGACAGGAAAGGGGCATGCGTTCTGGAACACAAAACGTTCCCGGAATAGTTGGAACAGCTTTAGCATTAGAATTAGCTGTCAATTCACTCGAAGAAACCTCTACCCGTCTCAATCAATACAGAAAAATCATCATCAAAACAGTTAAAGAAATAGGCGGTGTAGTAAATACACCTTTCGAACATTCTATTCCTAACACTCTTAACATCTCTATTCCCGGAATAAGGGGAGAAATTCTGGTAAATGCTCTCTCCGATGAAGGAATTTGTGTGGGAACTTCTTCCGCTTGCTCTTCACGAAGCGATGGTGGTCAATACGTCTTAGAAGCAATGAAGATCAATCCTGAACAGACCGCGTCGGCAATAAGAATAAGTATGTCACGAGAAAATACTGAAAAGGAAATTCTGACCTTTGTCAATGTCCTAAAGAAACTGGCCGCCGCTTTGAAATTTTGA
- a CDS encoding YicC/YloC family endoribonuclease produces the protein MIRSMTGFARAEEEKGGILCSVELKSVNSKHLNIDVNTGGRFTELEIKASRFLRDHLRRGTIKAYIDILFMDQADVIQPDMGMASAYYRALNQLADKFKIADRISLDVMTKMKDILRYKVSPELMEKIWDCAKIALGKAVTDLNKDKEREGENLSQAIRSYLTSLRQIANSLKEESKGFLEFYREQLKKRVEEILNFEADKNRLEQEVVILAERADISEEIVRLFSHIDSFEKLLDKDGECGIQLDFLCQEMHREFSTIAAKSKKLSITSLSIEGRTLVNKIREQVQNIE, from the coding sequence ATGATTAGAAGTATGACAGGATTCGCAAGAGCAGAGGAAGAAAAAGGCGGAATACTATGTTCCGTTGAATTAAAGAGCGTTAACTCTAAACACCTGAACATTGATGTAAACACAGGTGGAAGATTCACCGAACTCGAAATCAAAGCCTCCAGATTCTTGAGAGATCACCTCAGAAGGGGAACAATCAAAGCATACATAGATATTCTGTTCATGGATCAGGCCGATGTAATTCAACCAGATATGGGAATGGCAAGCGCTTATTACAGAGCTTTAAATCAACTCGCTGATAAATTCAAAATTGCTGACAGGATAAGTCTCGATGTAATGACGAAAATGAAAGATATATTGAGGTACAAAGTCTCTCCAGAGTTGATGGAAAAAATATGGGACTGTGCTAAGATCGCTCTGGGAAAAGCGGTGACGGACTTAAACAAAGACAAAGAACGAGAAGGCGAAAACCTTTCTCAAGCCATACGCTCCTATCTCACCAGTTTGAGACAAATAGCAAATTCTCTAAAAGAGGAATCCAAAGGATTTCTGGAATTTTATCGTGAACAGCTCAAAAAGAGAGTGGAAGAAATTCTCAATTTTGAAGCTGATAAGAATAGATTGGAGCAGGAAGTGGTAATCCTCGCTGAACGCGCCGATATATCTGAGGAGATAGTAAGACTATTCTCACACATAGATTCCTTCGAAAAGCTTCTCGATAAAGATGGCGAATGTGGTATTCAACTTGATTTCCTCTGTCAGGAAATGCATCGCGAATTTTCTACCATAGCGGCTAAATCAAAGAAACTGTCCATAACATCTCTTTCAATCGAAGGACGTACGTTGGTAAATAAAATCAGAGAACAGGTGCAAAACATAGAGTAG